ATCGGCGTGCTTGCCGGGGTCTCCTCCGCCTTCGCCAACACCATCTTCATCGGCCTGCCGCTCGTCTCGCGCATCGTCGGTAACGACGGCGTGGTGGCGCTCTCCGTCCTCATCTCCGTGCATCTGCCGGTCATGATGATCGCCGGCACGGTGCTGATGGAGCGGGCCGAGCGCAAGGAGCATACGCGCGAGCCGCAAAGCTTCACGGCGCTGCTGCTCGGCATCGGCCGGAGCCTCGTGCGCAATCCGCTGGTGATCGGCCTCGTCGCCGGTGCGCTGTTCCATACCGGCGGCGTTCCGCTCTCCGGCCCGGTGAAGGTGGTGATCGACCAGCTCGCGGCCCTTGCCGCGCCGGCCGCGCTCGTCTCCATCGGCATGGCGCTCAACAAGTACAAGGTCGGCGGCAATGCCGGTATTGCGCTCGCCATGACCGGCCTCAAGCTCCTCATCCTGCCGGGCTCCGTCTATGTCGCCTGCCGGCTGCTCGGCCTTTCGCCGGAATGGACGGCGGCGATGGTGCTGACCTCTTCCGTGCCGACGGGCGTCAACGCCTGGCTGCTCGCCAACCATTTCGGCGTCGGCCACGCGCTCGCCTCCTCGACGATCACCATGACGACGGCGTTCGGCGTCTTCACCGTTTCCTTCTGGGCCTGGCTGCTCGGCTGAGATCCCCTTTCGCCGGCAACAAAAAACCCGGCGCGAAGGCCGGGTTTTCCAAATCCGTGGCTGGCGCTCTTTTTACTGAGCGGCCGGCTGTTCCGTCGTGGTGCCCTGCGTCGCGCCGCCCTCGGCTGGAGCTGCGCCCTCGGTCGTGGTTGCCGCGCCGCCTTCGGCCGGGGTCGCCGCGCCGTCCTGCGTTGCCGCAGCGCCGCCTTCGGTGGCCGCGCCGCCCTCAGCGGGGGCTGCGCCTTCCGTCGCGGCAGCGCCTTCGCTCGAAGCGGTCGGCAGCGGCGCGGGATTGTCGGAGAGCGTGCGCAGGTAGGCGATCAGGTTGGCACGCTCGTCGTCCTTCTTGAGGCCGGCGAAGCCCATGGCGGTGCCCGGAACGTGCTTCTTCGGTGCTTCGAGGAAGAAGTTCAGGTGGTCGAAGTCCCAGACGACCTTGTGGCCTTCGGAGAAGGTGGTCATGCCTGCGGAATAGCTGAAGCCCTCATGCGAGGCGATCGGGCGGTTGACGACGTCCCAGAGGTTGGGGCCGACCTTGTTCGGTCCGCCCTTCTCCCCGGTGTGACAGCTCGCACACTTCTTGAAGACGGTTTCGCCTGCGCCCGCGTCGGCGCTGGCGAGCAGGGTCGCGATCGGAACGGCCTTCGCGGCTTCTTCGCCGCCCGCTGCCTCGCCGCCCGTTTCCTCGGCCACGATCGCGAAGCCTTCCTTCTCGGGAGCGCCCGAATGGAAAATGCCTTCAGAAGCGATCGACACGGACATCAGTACGAAGACGGTGCCCAGAAGGGCACCCACGCCCATGTTCACATAAGAGTTCATCCAAACGCTCCCCTAGCAACCGGCGGACCTGACACCGGCCAGTCTTGAAATCGCGCGGAACCTATGTCTTTTGCTGCTTCGTTGCAACAGTGATTGTAGCCCCCGCACTGAGACTTATTGACACTTTTCCAGGGGGTTTTGAAGGGCCTGAGATGAATCGCGCCAATTTTGACAAGAGCCTCGTCCTCATTCCCGCGCGCATGGCCTCGACCCGGCTTCCCGGCAAGCCGCTCGCCGACATTGCGGGCCTGCCGATGATCGTGCAGGTTGCGCGCCGGGCCGCCGCGGCCGATGTCGGCCGTGTCGTCGTCGCCGTCGATCACCAGGACATCTTCGACGCCGTCGTCGCGGCGGGCTTTGCCGCGGTGATGACCCGGGTCGACCACCAGTCCGGCTCCGACCGCATCCACGAGGCGCTGACCAAGAGTGACCCGGAAGGCCGCGCCGAGTTCGTCATCAACGTCCAGGGCGACCTGCCGACCATCGACCCGGAAACCATCCGCGCCGCCCTGCGCCCGCTGGAGAACGCCGCGACCGATATCGCGACGCTGACGACCGAGATCAGCGACGAGCACGAGAAGACCAATCCCAACGTGGTCAAGATCGTCGGCTCGCCTGTCGGCGAAAGCCGCCTGCGCGCCCTCTATTTCACGCGCGCGACCGCGCCCTACGGCAACGGCCCGCTCTACCACCACATCGGCCTTTATGCCTATCGCCGCAAGGCGCTGGAGACCTTCGTGACGCTGCCGCCCTCGACGCTGGAAAGGCGGGAATCGCTGGAGCAGCTTCGGGCGCTGGAGGCCGGCATGCGCATCGACGCGGAGATCGTTGACACCGTTCCGCTCGGTGTCGATACTCCCGCGGACCTCGAAAAGGCCCGCGCGATGCTCGCCGCCCATCCCATCTGACACGGATACCTGCCATGATCACGAAGACCAACAAGATCGCCTTCCAGGGCGAGTTCGGCGCGAATTCCGACATGGCGAGCCGCGACATGTTCCCGAACATGGAGCCGCTGCCCTGCCAGACCTTCGAGGATGCGTTCCTTGCCGTCGAGAACGGCGATGCCGATCTCGGCATGATCCCGATCGAGAACACGATTGCCGGCCGCGTCGCCGACATCCATCATCTTCTGCCGGAATCGCGCCTGCACATCGTCGGCGAATATTTCATGCCGATCCGCTTCCAGCTCATGGTGCTGCCGGGCGTGACGAAGGACGAGGTCCGCACGGTCCACAGCCATATCCACGCGCTCGGCCAGTGCCGCAAGATCGTCCGCCTCAACGGCTGGAAGCCGGTGATCGCGGGCGACACGGCGGGCGCGGCCAAGCTGGTCTCGGAGACCGGCGACCGCACCATGGCGGCGCTCGCCCCGCGCCTTGCCGCCGACCTCTACGGCCTGTCGATCATCGCCGAGAATGTCGAGGACACGGAGAGCAACGTCACCCGCTTCGTCGTGCTCTCGCGCGATCCGGTGCCGGTCGTGCGCGACGGCGACGAGACCATCGTCACCACCTTCGTCTTCAACGTGCGCAACATCCCCGCCGCGCTCTACAAGGCGATGGGCGGCTTCGCCACCAACGGCATCAACATGACGAAGCTGGAAAGCTACCAGATCGGCGGCAAGTTCTACGCCACGCAGTTCTATGCCGATATCGAGGGCCATCCGGACGACCTGCCGGTGCGCCGCGCGCTGGAGGAACTGCGCTTCTTCTCGGAAAAGGTCCGCATCCTCGGCACCTATCGCGCGCATCCGATGCGCAGCGCGTTCTGAGCGATTTGCCGGGAACTTGACGATCGTCAGGCGGCGCGGAACCGCGCCGCCGCGTGGGCATTTTCCATGGAAAGGAGATGCCCATGCGTACGATCACCTATATTACCATTCTCGTATCGATGATGGTGAACGCCGTCGTCTTCGGTGCCGGCGCCATCGCCATCCTCACCGTTCCGGTCCTCAACGAGCACGCGAAATACCTGCTGCCGGCCTGGATCGTCGTCACCTTCCTCGTCAGCCCGGTCATCGCGCGCTTCATGGCGCCGAGCCTCAGGCTGCGCGAGCATCCCGGCGACCAGCCGCATCTCGGCCTGCGCTGATCAGTCGTCCCAGTCGAGCCAGTCGCGCATCAGCCGGTGCGCGATGGCGCCCTTCGGCGGCGGCGTCGTCATGCCGGGCGCGACGCCCGACAGCGCGCCGCGCGCCACCATCGCCGCCGTCTCCTCGCGGGTGAACCAGCGGCAGTCCTCCAGTTCCGTTTCGTCGCGGCGGATGTCGAAGGAGATCGCCTCGCCATAGCAGCCGATCATCAGCGAATGCGGCATCGGCCAGGGCTGCGAGGCGTGGTAGCGCACGCGGCCGACCTTGATGCCGGATTCCTCGAAGGTCTCGCGGCGCACGGTATGCTCGATCGTCTCGCCCGGCTCCAGGAAGCCGGCGAGGCAGGAATACATGCCCTCCGGGAAATGCGGCGAGCGGCCGAGCAGGCACAGGTCCCGCTCGAGATCGATGACCAGCATGATGGCGACCGGGTCGGTGCGCGGAAAGATCGTGTGGTTGCAGGCCTCGCAGACGCGGCGGTAGCCGCCGATCTCCGAGCGGGTCGGCGAACCGCACTTGCCGCAGAAGCGGTTGTTGCCGTTCCAGGTCATCAGGCTGGAGGCCTGGGCGAACTGGCCGAGCAGGTCGTCGTCGAGCATCTGCTGGCGGTAGAGCGTGCGTCCGTCGGCCGCCTTCAGCGGCTCCTGCAGCGTATCGGGATCGGCCGTGACGGGGATCGCCAGCCGCGGCTCGCCGTTCTTCAGGTAGCCGAGCAGGATGGCGTCCTCGGGCATCGGCCCAAGTTCGGCGAGCTCGTAGGGCGCAAAGAGCGGATCGATGATCTTCTCGTCGTGCTTGACGACCAGCTTGCCGCCGGCCAGCGCGAAGGCATGCACGTTCTCCGCCTTGAAAGCCTGCTCCAGGCAGTCCGGCGCGCGGTGCTCCGACTGGCGGTCGAGGCTGTTTTCCGCAAAGGCCACCATGGTGCTGGGTTCCGGATGCGGGCGGTAGAGATCGAAAAGCGATGGCTTCATGGGGTCAGTGCGTCCAGCAGCTTGGCGGCGAAAGCCTTGGTTTCCTCGGCCGAGCGCGGCTCGGCGGTGCCGTGGCCCCAGATGGGGCCGGGCCAGTTCGGGTCGCCCTCGCTGCGCGCGACGACATGCACATGGAGCTGGCGGACGATGTTGCCGAGCGCGCCGGTGTTGATCTTCGTCGCGCCGGTCACCGTCTTCAACGCCTCGGCCACGAGATTGGTCTCGAAGGTCAGCATGGTCTGGTCGAGCGGCGTCAGGTCGAAGACCTCGCTGACATCCGCGCGCTGTGGCACGAGCACCAGC
The Shinella zoogloeoides DNA segment above includes these coding regions:
- a CDS encoding AEC family transporter is translated as MSDVAFNVLPIFALILIGWLLVRTGYLREELGEGLGEFVFRVAVPVLLFRTIAEANFSGESPLRIWVAYFAGVAFTWTVAHLAATLGFGRDRRIGVLAGVSSAFANTIFIGLPLVSRIVGNDGVVALSVLISVHLPVMMIAGTVLMERAERKEHTREPQSFTALLLGIGRSLVRNPLVIGLVAGALFHTGGVPLSGPVKVVIDQLAALAAPAALVSIGMALNKYKVGGNAGIALAMTGLKLLILPGSVYVACRLLGLSPEWTAAMVLTSSVPTGVNAWLLANHFGVGHALASSTITMTTAFGVFTVSFWAWLLG
- a CDS encoding c-type cytochrome codes for the protein MNSYVNMGVGALLGTVFVLMSVSIASEGIFHSGAPEKEGFAIVAEETGGEAAGGEEAAKAVPIATLLASADAGAGETVFKKCASCHTGEKGGPNKVGPNLWDVVNRPIASHEGFSYSAGMTTFSEGHKVVWDFDHLNFFLEAPKKHVPGTAMGFAGLKKDDERANLIAYLRTLSDNPAPLPTASSEGAAATEGAAPAEGGAATEGGAAATQDGAATPAEGGAATTTEGAAPAEGGATQGTTTEQPAAQ
- a CDS encoding 3-deoxy-manno-octulosonate cytidylyltransferase yields the protein MNRANFDKSLVLIPARMASTRLPGKPLADIAGLPMIVQVARRAAAADVGRVVVAVDHQDIFDAVVAAGFAAVMTRVDHQSGSDRIHEALTKSDPEGRAEFVINVQGDLPTIDPETIRAALRPLENAATDIATLTTEISDEHEKTNPNVVKIVGSPVGESRLRALYFTRATAPYGNGPLYHHIGLYAYRRKALETFVTLPPSTLERRESLEQLRALEAGMRIDAEIVDTVPLGVDTPADLEKARAMLAAHPI
- a CDS encoding prephenate dehydratase, which produces MITKTNKIAFQGEFGANSDMASRDMFPNMEPLPCQTFEDAFLAVENGDADLGMIPIENTIAGRVADIHHLLPESRLHIVGEYFMPIRFQLMVLPGVTKDEVRTVHSHIHALGQCRKIVRLNGWKPVIAGDTAGAAKLVSETGDRTMAALAPRLAADLYGLSIIAENVEDTESNVTRFVVLSRDPVPVVRDGDETIVTTFVFNVRNIPAALYKAMGGFATNGINMTKLESYQIGGKFYATQFYADIEGHPDDLPVRRALEELRFFSEKVRILGTYRAHPMRSAF
- the nudC gene encoding NAD(+) diphosphatase, producing MKPSLFDLYRPHPEPSTMVAFAENSLDRQSEHRAPDCLEQAFKAENVHAFALAGGKLVVKHDEKIIDPLFAPYELAELGPMPEDAILLGYLKNGEPRLAIPVTADPDTLQEPLKAADGRTLYRQQMLDDDLLGQFAQASSLMTWNGNNRFCGKCGSPTRSEIGGYRRVCEACNHTIFPRTDPVAIMLVIDLERDLCLLGRSPHFPEGMYSCLAGFLEPGETIEHTVRRETFEESGIKVGRVRYHASQPWPMPHSLMIGCYGEAISFDIRRDETELEDCRWFTREETAAMVARGALSGVAPGMTTPPPKGAIAHRLMRDWLDWDD
- a CDS encoding HIT family protein, which translates into the protein MSIREDPLSDFRPDERLVRDSDLVTRIGLCELRLMKDRRWPWLVLVPQRADVSEVFDLTPLDQTMLTFETNLVAEALKTVTGATKINTGALGNIVRQLHVHVVARSEGDPNWPGPIWGHGTAEPRSAEETKAFAAKLLDALTP